The segment CAAAGTCAGAGAAATTGATAAAAGGGGATATCGTTGTAGGTTTTCAGAAATGGGCTAGAAATCAAGTTGTCCATGAATCAGAGCTCCAGAAAATTGATCCATCCCTTGCACCAATTTCGACTGCGTTAGGAATTCTCGGTATGACTGGCTTAACCGCATATTTTGGTTTACTGGATATTGGTGAACCGAAAGAAGGGGAGACTGTTGTTGTATCGGGGGCTGCAGGGGCTGTTGGAATGATCGTTGGGCAGATTGCGAAGATCAAAGGCGCTCGTACAGTTGGGATAGCAGGTTCTCAAGATAAAATCGACTACCTAGTAAATGAACTTAAATTTGATGAAGCTATAAACTATAAGAGTGAACATTTCAAAGATGAATTAGCAAGCGCATGTGCTAATGGGGTAGATGTCTACTTTGAAAATGTTGGAGGAAATGTGTCTGATGAAGTATTTAAACATTTAAATGTACATTCACGCATCCCAGTGTGTGGAGCGATTTCTGCATATAATTTGCAAGAAGACATTGGACCTCGCATTCAAACTACTTTAATTAAAAACCGCACCTTAATGAAAGGGTTTCTAGTAGGTGATTATGCACATCGTGCAAGCGAAGGGGTTCTACAATTAGCACAATGGTTAAAAGAAGGAAAATTAACATATGAAGAAACGATTATCGAAGGGTTTGAGAATACACCTGAAGCATTTATTGGCTTATTTAAAGGTACAAACTTAGGCAAATTATTAGTGAAAGTTGCTGAGCCGTCAAATCATTAACATTAGAATTACTTACAATAAAAGCGTTGATTTTTGACGCTTTTTTGTAAGGTTATTTTTACAGTTTACACATATATTGT is part of the Bacillus sp. SM2101 genome and harbors:
- a CDS encoding NADP-dependent oxidoreductase, which codes for MRSEEIQLASRPQGVPNNDNFNFVEINLPALNSGEVLLKTLYLSVDPYMRGRMREGKSYAAPYELHQPIVGGVISEVMESKSEKLIKGDIVVGFQKWARNQVVHESELQKIDPSLAPISTALGILGMTGLTAYFGLLDIGEPKEGETVVVSGAAGAVGMIVGQIAKIKGARTVGIAGSQDKIDYLVNELKFDEAINYKSEHFKDELASACANGVDVYFENVGGNVSDEVFKHLNVHSRIPVCGAISAYNLQEDIGPRIQTTLIKNRTLMKGFLVGDYAHRASEGVLQLAQWLKEGKLTYEETIIEGFENTPEAFIGLFKGTNLGKLLVKVAEPSNH